aaaatagcgaggtagagagaggagagaaaggaagtgAGAGacagggagtgagggagagagataaagagggagggaggggagagatacacagggggagaagagagaaggggtgggagagagaggagagagagaagagggagggagtgagagaaagaggggagtaGAGAAAAAGTGGGGAGGATGAGGGGAAAAGGAGTGACAAAATGAGCAAGAAAAAGAGGgtggaagagaaaggagagagcgaggtagagagagagagagaaaacagtggGAAGGAtgagagataaagagggaggggagggatcGACAGACAGGGCGAGAgtgggagggaagagagaagggtgggagagaaaggagagagtgagatagagaggaagaggcagtgggagagagagacacaaagagggAGGGactggtatcggttaatatcgGGTATTGATAGTTAAACCCAAAGTATCAGTATCGATATCGAAACAGAACACGCTGTATCACTGCGTCTCTTCTCTCAGACGCTTAAACTCGTGGATAAATGTGCTtaaatttgaacttttaacaTAATCCTCCTTTTAAAAGACGCATCACAAACATAATCCCCTTTTTCCCACAATCCTTCGGGGCGAGCGGCGTCTCGTCCTCATGTCGATGTGGAGTCGAGCGGCGTCTCGTGGTGGTGGGAGAGTAATGAGAGAGTGAGGTAGAGACAGAGAGGCAAataggaggagggaggggagagatagagagagaaaagagcgtggggtgaaagagagagaggtagagagagacaaagagagggagtgaggggggcagagagagagagagagagagagatccgCTGACTCTGTGCGACGcttctggaacattcttcaaACTCGTCCTCCATGTTGTTCAGGACACGGAGGGAGGGCAGACTCACTCGTTCATGATGGAGAGATGTGAGATCGGAGGAGACGGGAGTTTACAGCAGGTTCGGTCCAAATATGACACAAATGTGCAAAACGTCAAACAGGAAAAAGGAAGAGAAACTCCAGATGTCTgaggttttgtctttttatcaCCGACtatttccaaaaaataaaaaaactacagATACAACATGAAGTTTGAAGattctatatgacacaaaatgatccaaatgattctagaaacgaaggtgtgtggagtttaaaaacacagtggagcacttcctgtatcaccacacgatgacatcacaaggtggaacagagtgttttcagtttgagagaagtgtAAATCtacaggtttgtgtgtttaaacgtgtgaatgaaacaaaacacaactccaggtctgtgtgtgacgaggaaacgacattaaaacatcagaaaacaaaatacgggccttttaaaactgaagacagaatTAAACTTCACCAAAGAATATTcagaccatgtttagtcctgatttagacctggttcagacctggttcagtcctggtttagtcctggtttggtcctggtttggtcctgatttagacctggtttagtcctggtttagacctggtttagacccggtttagtcccagtttagttccagtttagtcctgatttagtctttgtttaatcctggttcagtcctggttcagtcctggtttagtcctggcttagtcttggtttagtcctggtttagtcctggtttagttctggtttagtcctgatttagacctggtttagactcgatttagtcctggtttagtcttggttcagtcctggtttattcttggttcagtcctggtttagtcctggtttagtcctggtttagtcctggttcagtcctggttcagtcctggttcagtcctgggtcagtcctggttcagtcctggtttagtcctggcttagtcctataGGTaaattttggtttagtcctggtttagtcctggttcagtcttggtttagtcctggtttagtcctggtttagtcctggtttagtcttggtttagtcctggtttagtcttggtttagtcctggtttagtcctggtttagtcctggatggTTCATGTTGGAGATGTTCTTTGTGGGTAATATTCCCTGTTGTTGCTTTACACATATTTCCAGACTTTTCTCGTTGCCAGGGCGTTTGTTCCAGACTCGACGGCGAGAGAAGAACCTGGACATTCATTTTCAAACACGTTTTATTgaagatgtttgtgtgttttcaggcAGATgatggagcagcagcagcagatccaGGCTCACATGGAGCGAGAGCGACGCTCGTCCAACTCAGGTGTTTCACCTTTAAATGTCACGTCATAAAACTCAAATAACTCATGACAGAATGATGTaacttttgaattttttatttcaaattgattaaaatgatCGATTAAAAAATACCcgattgtttttatatgtagaatacttcagttcgtgttgttttaatatttgttatgccttaaagttagcattagcgttagcattgagacacaaacatgtctcttctcccctaacctctgacctctgacccctgacccacacgcagctctctgtccattgtctgaccctaacctctgaactctagtcctggtttagtcccgattcagtcctggtttagtcctggtttggtcctggtttagtccatgtttagtcctggtttaatcctggtttagtcctggttcagtcctagtttagtcctggtttagtcctggtttagtcctggtttagtcctcgtttagtcctggtttagtcctggttcagtcctcgtttagtcctggtttggtcctggtttggtcctggtttagtcctttccACTGTCTgaacctgacctctgacctctgacctctgacccacctgcagctccctgtcactgtctgatctttaaatatttattcattttagcaaaaCTCGACACAAACCTCATGGAGATAAatctgaacaggaagtagtgacgctaacaggaagtagtgacgctaacaggaagtagtgacgctaacagtgcggtagagggcgctgttttcAGACTTTctctttacaaaaacacatttattcatcCGTCCGTGTTTTCCGCAGGTTCTCCCTTCCAGGGCCACCCCGCCGTGCTgtctgtagcgccccctgtagtcCCTCCGTGTATGAACATGGGCGGGGCTCCTCCTCCCCCGCCGCCTCCCCCGGGCCCGCCTCCCCCCACCGCGGCCCCCcagccccccctccctccccctctgccTCTGGGGGGCGGCCACGGAGACGAGTCCCCGGCGCCCACCGGACTGGCGGCCATGATCGCAGGGGCCAAACTCAGACGTGTCCAAAGAGTGAGTTTGAATTCAtcttactatttatttattttatttatttatttatttatttatttattttaattacattattttctgatctattttataatgtttcctcgtcacaaacagacccggaggtgtgttttgtttcattctcacgtttaacgcacaaacctgcagatttaggctgagttcttctctcaaactgaaaacactctgttccaccttgtgatgtcatcatgtggtgatacaggaagtgctccactgtgtttttaaactccacacaccttcatttctagaatcatttggatcattttagccctggaattttctatttctactgaactaaagataaaaggagcttgaaaactaccacttgatgacatcacaaggtggaacagagcgttttgagctttggagatgtgacagactaataataaagaatcttgacttttttttttttgtgttacattattcaaatatattgttAAAGTTATTGTTTCTATTCaggaaattaattttaaaatatttttgtttttattttaattagacaaaataaaatctaaaatcaagaTCGTTaaatatgaacttttttttttgtgaattataGAACAACCCAGGGGGGTCAACAGGGGGGTCAGGGGGGTCAggggggtctgttgtcccgggccccagggtcttagacGACCACAAATGAAACCACtgcctattaatttatatttgtacGACGAGGGGCCCATTTCAGTCTTCTTGCCccggggcccccaaatttctgctgACAGGCCtggaataattttttttttttttttgtggatagTGGCAGAGTTGTTTAAGCATTTGCCCACCAACCAGACGATCAGCTGTTTAAACCCTCACCTTTGTGTGTCCCTTGGCGTTAAAATACTGTAGTAAACTAGTATTTTCGTAACAATTACTCGAGTCTCTGCTTTTCAGTCAGAGGAGAATTCATCGTCAGCTCCTAAAACTGAAGCGAACCGGACGAGCGGAGGAAGCGGCGGTCTGATGGAGGAGATGAACGCACTGTTGGCtcggaggtcagaggtcaaagcgCCATAACTAAAAATCGACTGTATATTTGTGCGTTCACTTATagatgtgtgtttatttgtgtttacagAAGGAAAGCAGCAGAAGACGGACAAAATGTGAGTGAAACCTTTTATTTTTCCTTAGAGTTTAATGTTGCTAAGCGatggaaggggcgttaccttcaacatcctcgctcccgATTGGCCGCTGTAACTCctagccttggtttagcctcgtgtgactggagctggacgctgtgggtgacgtcagactcactttGTTCACGTCTTTATTCAGACGATAGGCACAAGTCTgtttttatgttcaggaaattaatacaAAGGTTTGTCAGAGCGGAAGTTGTGTAAATTGTGATTGATCAGTAATAACTCTGTGTAATATTATAATCTAATATTATAGTCTTTGTCGCTCAGCCCTAGTTTCTTAAATCTTATAGAAAATGTCTTATTGAGCTATTTTGGACatattttggacacattttggacacattttggacacattttggacacactttggacatattttgggcacattttgggcacactttggacacactttggacacactttgggCACATTTTGGGCACACTTTGGACATattttgggcacattttggGCACACTTTGGACatattttggacacattttgggcACACTTTGGACatattttggacacattttgggcACACTTTGGACATATTTTGGGCACACTTTgggcacattttggacacactttggacatattttgggcacattttggacacactttgggcacattttgggcacactttggacacattttggacacattttggacacattttgggcacactttggacacactttggacatattttggacacattttggacatattttgggcacattttggGCACACTTTgggcacattttggacacactttggacatattttgggcacattttggGCACACTTTGGACatattttggacacattttgggcACACTTTGGACATattttgggcacattttggGCACACTTTgggcacattttggacacactttggacatattttgggcacattttgggcacattttggacacactttgggcacattttgggcacattttggacacactttggGCACATTTTGGGCACACTTTGGACATattttgggcacattttggGCACACTTTGGGCACATTTTGGGCACACTTTGGACATattttgggcacattttgggcacattttggacacattttgggcacattttggacacattttggacacattttggacacattttgggcacattttgggcacattttggacacattttggacacactttgggcacactttggacacattttgggcacattttggacacactttgggcacattttggacacattttgggcacattttggacacattttggacacaatttgggcacattttggacacattttggacacattttagacacattttgaacacattttggacacactttggacacattttggacacaatttgggcacactttggacacattttagacacattttgggcacattttggacacattttggacacattttagacacattttgaacacattttggacacactttggacacattttggacacattttgggcacattttgggcacattttggacacattttggacacattttggacacattttggacacattttggacacattttgggcacattttgggcacattttggacacattttggacacattttggacacattttgggcacattttggacacattttgggcacactttgggcacattttgggcacattttggacacactttgggcacattttggacacattttgggcacattttgggcacattttggacacattttggacacattttgggcacattttggacacattttgaacacattttggacacactttggacacattttggacacattttgggcacattttgggcacattttggacacattttggacacattttggacacattttggacacattttggacacattttgggcacattttgggcacattttggacacattttggacacattttggacacattttgggcacattttggacacattttgggcacactttgggcacattttgggcacattttggacacactttgggcacattttggacacattttgggcacattttgggcacattttggacacattttggacacactttgggcacattttggacacattttggacacaatTTGGGCACACTTTAGACacattttagacacattttgggcacattttggacacattttagacacattttgaacacattttggacacactttggacacattttggacacattttggacacattttgggcacattttgggcacattttggacacattttggacacattttgggcacattttgggcacattttggacacattttggacacattttggacacattttggacacattttggacacattttgggcacattttggacacattttgggcacattttggacacattttgggcacattttggacacattttggacacactttgggcacactttggacacattttggacacactttgggcacactttggacacattttgggcacattttggacacattttggacacactttgggcacactttggacacattttgggcacattttggacacattttggacacactttgggcacactttggacacattttgggcacattttgaacacattttggacacactttggacacattttggatacactttggacacattttgaacacataTGCATCGATCTTTCACATTGTAAGACTTATGTGTATAGAAAACGCTCTGATTAATCTGAGGCCTTCTGTTTGTGTATAGATCGAATATCATAACTGTGACTTGGATGCGTAcacagactgtatgtataaatggacatggctaacctgcgagcgtcgatgagcttcatttgactggagccgagcgcTGTGGGAGTCGTCCTCGTTACACCGTCTGTGTCGGCAAAAACAGATTCTCAGAGTGTTTTATATTGACTTTTTCTTGTGTTTAGGATGATCCAAATTCACCTTCACCCAGCACTCGTAGCGGACAAAACTCTACAGGTAAAATCGCCTCATTAAACACATCGATATAACAAATTTATACAACGatattcacatttgtttttattattaatttgtttagACGGTGTGAGGAAACCGTGGGACCGGGCCAACTCTGCCGACAGGTCCATGGTGTCAAGGTAAGAGACGAAGGctaaattaatataaataaataaataataataaataatagacAAAGGctatttaaattaatataaataaataaataataataaataatagacGATGGctatttaaattaatataaataaataattaataataaataatagacTATGGctatttaaattaatataaataaattaataataataaataatagacAAAGGctatttaaattaatataaataaataaataatagacgAAGGctatttaaattaatataaataaataaataatagacgAAGGctatttaaattaatataaataaataaataataataaataacagacaaaggctatttaaattaatataaataaataaataataataataataaataattaatcataataaaataaataaatacataataataataaataaataaataataataaaaataaataacaataataaataaatatatacataaataataacaacaacaataataatttgttatttattttattatatttttatttctattgttttattttgaggaGGTATGACTGTAGTAGACCACGTttcttaaataaacataaataatgatatcaaaaatattccaaaaatctGTGGTATAACGTGGACTGTGTGTTACTTGTTACtaaacattaaaatgatgtttgtttgtaataaaagtGTAACGTGGGGTTTGTTCACTCAGGGCCAGAGCTGCCGGCAGCGGAGGAGACTCAGACGTAGACTTCGATAGGAtgaaacaggtaaaaaaaactgttttattttgaaggtgtTTGTGAAAAGAATATCaggttcatgtttttcttttttattttgaaggaaatTTTGGATGAAGTTTTCCGTGAGCTGCACAAAGTAAAGGAGGAAATTATCGATGGTGAGTTATAAATGCTGcggaaaaacaacatatttcctTCATTATTAAGTTTAAAGAGAATTCAACTGTGACACAAGGCAGATGTAATGCACAACAATAACCACTAGGCAGCGCTAAAGGTAAAATATAGAGTGAGTCTAATCTAGAACAAGACTGAGAGCTAGAACAAGTTTAAAGGTGCCGTCTGcactctgtgtgtgtccagagccttaacctgcagatagagggcgCAAACGAGTCTGTGTCAAACTTAACACGGACACAGGAAGAATATGCaaactttagtcctgcttttctTCTGATTTCAGCCAAGTTTAGCCCTGATGTgaacctagtttagtcctagttcagttttattgtagcattttattgtaaatttgtagcagcagtagtttgGACAAGTTGAGATTTGTGGTTGGacgtaaacataaataaaataatataaatactgtattttctggactatacgtcgctctggagtataagacGCACCAGccagaaaaaatgcataataatgaagaaaaaaacatatataagtcgcattttgtgggaaatttattttacaaaatccgagatcaagaacagacattttatctttaaagtcaagttataataataataataaaatgtggaacaacaggctgaatatcagtacatcacgctaacgtaacacatttatatttattcagcgacatgaagcacagacagaactgaacacgtgtctggtttgttaacgtaagatattaacagttaatcagataaataaagaataaaaacaagcaacaagtttactctggatctcactccaaatcaataaatccattaaaTTCTTCATCGTCAGTGTCGCTTCTGAATAACTCCACCCACTCTGGAGGAAGATGAAGCTCCGCTCTgtgtagtagatactggtacaagcctagagcgccctcgtgtggttcTCAGTgcgacaataacaaagatgtgaaactatatattttaataatttcacatataagtcgctctggacaaactatgaaaaaagtgacacttacagtcctgaaaatacagtaaatggctcgtcatgtccaatgtttttgtaaataagaataaacCAACATTAGAGCATTAGAGTCAGTAAAAGATAAATTTAATTTGAACAGATTTACCTCGTATCTGCAGACACAGGTCATGTTTCTGAAATTTAAAGTCACAatcacatacagttcctttaaccgCTCCAACTTTCACGGCTTTAAACTGAGATACAGTCGCTGCGTTTATTTAAtactacttttatttacatattttcacattttaataaactttaattaactgtttttttgtgtttcccTCACAGCTCTTAGACATGAACTCACTCGGGTTAGCACGACATAATCTTTCGGAGCCACTGCCCccgaaaaacaaaaaaaaaaaaaaaacctttttcaAAAACGTGACCTGCTGCGGCGCTGTGGCCCTCGAGAAGAAGAAAcgaacaaaaagaagaaaagaagaagaagaagaggagtaaTACTGTGACATCACCGTCCCACATCCGCCTCTGTGACGTCTGTGTATCATGGGTTtggttgtttaaatgtgtgtacgTCGGGGCGAAGAGCAAATCTGTATCTGCACCAGAGTAAAAATGACTGAATTCAGAATCTCACCGCGTTTGACCCGTCGCTCGGTGCTGCTGGGGTCACCTGTCGAGGACCTAACCCCAAAGATCtggagctagtcttggtcaggacgacGTTAGAGGGAGGATTTGAGCTTTTgtgcacagggagaacatgcaaacgccACATAAAAAGACCTGAGAGTCAAAccgtagactgtttatgtaaatggacatagctaacctgctagccgccgccgcgttacaaacaggaagtgatcgtgtgcGCGCTTCCGTCTACATCGactctggtcattttggtcttaaatgttcgtattaacacgATCCTGGGGGtttcatttcactattttgtccgtaaatcaagagcAGACgcgtcaaactcaaactcacacTGGGCCAAACTCAACATTTATTGACAAACTGATGTGAAATGTTCAGCCTTTTCATATAAACTTTAGCTGAAATAACTCAAGTTTCATATTAGAAACATTTGAGacattaaatttgaaataaaagacacatcagtagtattcatttcttatttaaatagttaaaataaacggtcaagttcctttttaaactctttaaacTATTAACAGTCCAGGCCTTGGAGTAGAAAAAGTGCATCGAGAAAATGTATAATCGAGCACCAGCGTaccagcaaagcattctgggatttgtagtctTAGTGGTGCATGTGCTTTACACCAGCAGACCAGCTCTAAAGCACATCTGACATGACATCACGGGCCAAAGATAATTACACCACGGGCCAGATTTGTCCCCCGGGCCTGGCTTTGACATATGTGCGCTAGCgtaagcaacaggtttgattgacagtgttgctaagcgcccactccctgctaaaacagcagagtgggtgggaaggggcgttaccttcaacagcctcgctcctgattggctctttggttgctacgatactcacggtcagaattccaattACGAAACTCATTTAGTCCACGTTTTTATGCAGTCGGTGAGTCAAACCCGCAGTcgtcaagtttagtcctggttttgtcccagttttgatgatGATTAAAAGTTTAAACTCGCCGTTAACTTGACCGTGACCATTTAAACCAGCGAcatcaaactcaatttcaccgagggccacgtcagcaaaatagttggtctcaaatttgcaaagattaaaaaaaaaatgtgtaaatg
This sequence is a window from Periophthalmus magnuspinnatus isolate fPerMag1 chromosome 24, fPerMag1.2.pri, whole genome shotgun sequence. Protein-coding genes within it:
- the evlb gene encoding enah/Vasp-like b — translated: MSEQSICQARASVMVYDDTSKKWVPIKPGQQGFSRINIYHNTANNTFRVVGVKLQDQQVVINYSIVKGLKYNQATPTFHQWRDARQVYGLNFASKEEATTFSNAMMFALNVLSAQDGGPAVQRQVQNGPSSEEIEAQRARQMMEQQQQIQAHMERERRSSNSGSPFQGHPAVLSVAPPVVPPCMNMGGAPPPPPPPPGPPPPTAAPQPPLPPPLPLGGGHGDESPAPTGLAAMIAGAKLRRVQRSEENSSSAPKTEANRTSGGSGGLMEEMNALLARRRKAAEDGQNDDPNSPSPSTRSGQNSTDGVRKPWDRANSADRSMVSRARAAGSGGDSDVDFDRMKQEILDEVFRELHKVKEEIIDALRHELTRVSTT